From the genome of Eucalyptus grandis isolate ANBG69807.140 chromosome 2, ASM1654582v1, whole genome shotgun sequence, one region includes:
- the LOC104433618 gene encoding LOW QUALITY PROTEIN: cullin-3B (The sequence of the model RefSeq protein was modified relative to this genomic sequence to represent the inferred CDS: inserted 1 base in 1 codon): MARRPISRLGLVFLLALAAISAQKLPVSGHDCRCSSAGSMGSTQAIPFQQVAVDPKYADRTWEKLERAIHEIYNHNASGLNFEELYRSAYNMVLHKLGEKLYSGLVTTLTAHLKEISKSIEDARGGSFLEELNRKWNDHNTALQMIGDVLMYMDRTFVQSTRKTPVHELGLILWRDNVIYSSKIRTRLQDTLLELVLRERTGEVINRGIMRNVTKMLMDLGSSVYQEEFERPFLEASAEFYRGESQKFIEFCDCGKYLKEAERRLNEEMERVTHYLDATSEAKIINVVEKEMIADRTTVLVRMENSGLVSMLRDDKYEDLGRMYNLFRRVPNGLSTVQDVMTSHIRAIGEQSVTDPERLEDPVKFVHWLLDEKDKYDKIVSSAFDNNQTFQNALNSSFEYFINLNARSPEFISLFVDDKLRNGLEGVGEEDVEVILDKVMMLFRSLQEKDVFEKYYEEHLAERLLSGKTVSDXQFSSTLERMLADMKISQDTTQGLYRSQ; encoded by the exons ATGGCTCGTCGTCCAATCTCGCGACTGGGTCTGGTCTTTCTGCTAGCTTTGGCCGCGATCAGCGCGCAGAAACTTCCCGTTTCGGGGCATGATTGTCGGTGTTCCTCGGCGGGTAGCATGGGCAGTACGCAGGCTATCCCGTTCCAGCAGGTGGCTGTGGATCCGAAGTACGCCGACCGGACGTGGGAGAAATTGGAACGCGCCATTCACGAGATTTACAATCACAACGCCAGTGGCCTTAACTTCGAGGAGCTCTACAG GAGCGCCTACAACATGGTTCTGCACAAGCTCGGGGAGAAGCTGTACTCTGGATTGGTGACAACCTTGACTGCTCACCTAAAGGAAATATCGAAATCCATCGAAGATGCCCGAGGAGGTTCGTTTCTGGAGGAACTAAACAGGAAATGGAACGATCATAATACAGCACTGCAAATGATCGGGGACGTGCTCATGTACATGGATAGAACTTTCGTCCAAAGTACCCGCAAAACCCCAGTTCATGAGCTTGGGTTGATTCTTTGGAGGGATAATGTCATCTACTCCAGCAAGATCCGCACCAGGCTTCAAGATACATTGCTAGAACTAGTGCTTAGAGAAAGAACTGGCGAGGTCATCAATCGAGGGATTATGAGGAACGTAACTAAAATGCTGATGGATTTAGGTTCTTCCGTTTATCAGGAAGAATTCGAACGGCCATTTCTGGAGGCCTCAGCCGAGTTTTACAGAGGCGAATCCCAGAAGTTCATCGAGTTTTGCGATTGTGGTAAGTATCTGAAGGAAGCCGAGAGGCGTCTTAATGAAGAAATGGAGAGAGTAACGCACTACTTGGACGCCACAAGCGAAGCTAAGATCATAAACGTCGTGGAGAAGGAGATGATTGCAGATCGCACGACGGTACTGGTGCGCATGGAGAATTCGGGCTTGGTGAGCATGCTTCGTGACGATAAGTATGAAGACTTGGGAAGGATGTACAACTTGTTTCGTCGGGTCCCCAACGGCCTCTCGACTGTTCAAGATGTGATGACTTCTCATATAAGGGCGATTGGCGAGCAGTCTGTTACTGATCCCGAGAGGTTGGAAGACCCTGTAAAATTTGTTCACTGGCTACTGGATGAAAAGGATAAGTATGATAAGATCGTAAGTTCTGCATTTGACAACAATCAGACGTTCCAGAATGCTTTGAATTCATCCTTTGAGTACTTCATCAACTTGAATGCTCGTTCTCCTGAATTCATTTCGTTGTTTGTTGATGATAAACTACGCAATGGCTTGGAAGGCGTCGGCGAGGAGGACGTGGAGGTCATTCTTGACAAGGTGATGATGTTGTTCCGCTCCTTGCAAGAAAAGGACGTGTTCGAGAAGTACTATGAAGAGCATTTGGCGGAAAGGCTTCTGTCCGGAAAAACTGTTTCTG GTCAATTCAGTTCGACGCTGGAACGCATGCTTGCTGATATGAAAATCTCCCAAGATACGACGCAGGGGCTCTACAGAAGCCAATGA